Proteins co-encoded in one Gossypium arboreum isolate Shixiya-1 chromosome 11, ASM2569848v2, whole genome shotgun sequence genomic window:
- the LOC108474252 gene encoding probable sphingolipid transporter spinster homolog 2 isoform X2: MVPPSSSMDPSPPPSWFTPKRLLIIFCVINMINYVDRGAIASNGVNGSSETCDDKGICKSGSGIQGEFDLTNFQDGLLSSAFMVGLLVASPIFASLAKSYNPFRLIGVGLSVWTLSVAGCASAFSFWFIAICRMLVGVGEASFISLAAPFIDDNAPVSQKTAWLAMFYMCIPTGIAVGYVYGGYVGGHFHWRYAFWGEALLMLPFAVFGFLVKPLQLKGFSPVESKKALASVETVSSVTDDSKASKLDGRMLVGGDGIIGDKLSKTSKSESIHNILNQLSRFAKDMKVLLVDKVYVVNVFGYIAYNFVIGAYSYWGPKAGYNIYHMKSADMLFGGVTIVCGILGTISGGFILDRMGATISNAFILLSGATFLGAISCFSAFCLRSLYGFIVLFAVGELLVFATQAPVNYVCLHCVRPSLRPLSMAISTVSIHIFGDVPSSPLVGILQDHINNWRDTALILTSILFLAAGIWFIGVFLHAVDKSNDGSQPVSTPRITSRKPLLDGNVDESLCEV; this comes from the exons ATGGTTCCTCCCTCCTCCTCTATGgatccttctcctcctccttcctGGTTCACTCCCAAACG GTTGTTGATTATATTTTGTGTGATTAACATGATAAATTATGTGGATCGAGGAGCCATAGCAAGTAATGGTGTAAATGGGAGTAGTGAGACTTGTGATGACAAGGGAATTTGCAAATCCGGTAGTGGAATTCA GGGAGAATTTGACTTGACTAACTTTCAAGATGGTCTCTTATCGTCTGCATTCATGGTTGGGCTTCTCGTGGCATCTCCAATATTTGCTTCCTTAGCAAAGAG CTACAACCCTTTTAGGCTTATTGGAGTTGGATTATCTGTTTGGACCTTGTCTGTAGCTGGATGTGCTAGTGCATTTTCCTTTTGGTTTATTGCGATATGCCGAAT GCTGGTTGGTGTTGGAGAAGCTTCTTTCATAAGTCTTGCAGCTCCATTTATTGATGACAATGCTCCTGTTTCTCAG AAAACGGCTTGGCTTGCAATGTTTTATATGTGCATACCTACTGGAATTGCTGTTGGATATGTTTATGGTGGATAT GTAGGGGGCCATTTCCACTGGCGCTATGCATTCTGGGGAGAGGCATTGTTGATGCTTCCATTTGCTGTTTTTGGCTTTTTGGTTAAACCTTTGCAGTTGAAAG GTTTTTCTCCTGTTGAATCCAAAAAAGCATTGGCATCTGTGGAGACAGTTTCTTCTGTAACTGATG ATTCAAAGGCATCAAAACTAGATGGTCGTATGTTGGTTGGAGGTGATGGTATCATTGGTGACAAATTGAGTAAAACTTCCAA GTCGGAAAGCATACACAATATTTTGAATCAGCTCTCTCGGTTTGCAAAAGACATGAAAGTGCTTTTGGTGGACAAAGTTTATGTTGTAAATGTTTTTG GTTACATTGCATACAACTTTGTCATTGGAGCATACTCTTATTGGGGACCAAAGGCTGGttataatatttatcatatg AAGAGTGCAGATATGTTGTTTGGAGGGGTTACAATTGTATGTGGGATTTTAGGAACAATATCTGGTGGCTTCATCCTAGATCGCATGGGTGCTACAATATCTAATGCTTTTATT CTTCTTTCAGGTGCAACATTTCTGGGTGCAATATCTTGCTTCTCTGCTTTCTGTCTCAGGAGCTTGTATGGTTTTATAGTTCTTTTTGCTGTGGGTGAATTACTTGTTTTTGCAACTCAG GCTCCAGTCAATTATGTATGTCTCCATTGTGTAAGACCGAGTTTGAGACCATTATCTATGGCAATCTCTACTGTATCGATTCACATATTTGGCGATGTACCTTCCTCACCACTTGTTGGGATTCTTCAG GATCATATTAACAATTGGAGGGACACTGCACTTATTTTGACCTCTATTCTCTTTCTTGCTGCTGGAATATGGTTTATAG
- the LOC108474252 gene encoding probable sphingolipid transporter spinster homolog 2 isoform X1 has product MVPPSSSMDPSPPPSWFTPKRLLIIFCVINMINYVDRGAIASNGVNGSSETCDDKGICKSGSGIQGEFDLTNFQDGLLSSAFMVGLLVASPIFASLAKSYNPFRLIGVGLSVWTLSVAGCASAFSFWFIAICRMLVGVGEASFISLAAPFIDDNAPVSQKTAWLAMFYMCIPTGIAVGYVYGGYVGGHFHWRYAFWGEALLMLPFAVFGFLVKPLQLKGFSPVESKKALASVETVSSVTDVADSKASKLDGRMLVGGDGIIGDKLSKTSKSESIHNILNQLSRFAKDMKVLLVDKVYVVNVFGYIAYNFVIGAYSYWGPKAGYNIYHMKSADMLFGGVTIVCGILGTISGGFILDRMGATISNAFILLSGATFLGAISCFSAFCLRSLYGFIVLFAVGELLVFATQAPVNYVCLHCVRPSLRPLSMAISTVSIHIFGDVPSSPLVGILQDHINNWRDTALILTSILFLAAGIWFIGVFLHAVDKSNDGSQPVSTPRITSRKPLLDGNVDESLCEV; this is encoded by the exons ATGGTTCCTCCCTCCTCCTCTATGgatccttctcctcctccttcctGGTTCACTCCCAAACG GTTGTTGATTATATTTTGTGTGATTAACATGATAAATTATGTGGATCGAGGAGCCATAGCAAGTAATGGTGTAAATGGGAGTAGTGAGACTTGTGATGACAAGGGAATTTGCAAATCCGGTAGTGGAATTCA GGGAGAATTTGACTTGACTAACTTTCAAGATGGTCTCTTATCGTCTGCATTCATGGTTGGGCTTCTCGTGGCATCTCCAATATTTGCTTCCTTAGCAAAGAG CTACAACCCTTTTAGGCTTATTGGAGTTGGATTATCTGTTTGGACCTTGTCTGTAGCTGGATGTGCTAGTGCATTTTCCTTTTGGTTTATTGCGATATGCCGAAT GCTGGTTGGTGTTGGAGAAGCTTCTTTCATAAGTCTTGCAGCTCCATTTATTGATGACAATGCTCCTGTTTCTCAG AAAACGGCTTGGCTTGCAATGTTTTATATGTGCATACCTACTGGAATTGCTGTTGGATATGTTTATGGTGGATAT GTAGGGGGCCATTTCCACTGGCGCTATGCATTCTGGGGAGAGGCATTGTTGATGCTTCCATTTGCTGTTTTTGGCTTTTTGGTTAAACCTTTGCAGTTGAAAG GTTTTTCTCCTGTTGAATCCAAAAAAGCATTGGCATCTGTGGAGACAGTTTCTTCTGTAACTGATG TTGCAGATTCAAAGGCATCAAAACTAGATGGTCGTATGTTGGTTGGAGGTGATGGTATCATTGGTGACAAATTGAGTAAAACTTCCAA GTCGGAAAGCATACACAATATTTTGAATCAGCTCTCTCGGTTTGCAAAAGACATGAAAGTGCTTTTGGTGGACAAAGTTTATGTTGTAAATGTTTTTG GTTACATTGCATACAACTTTGTCATTGGAGCATACTCTTATTGGGGACCAAAGGCTGGttataatatttatcatatg AAGAGTGCAGATATGTTGTTTGGAGGGGTTACAATTGTATGTGGGATTTTAGGAACAATATCTGGTGGCTTCATCCTAGATCGCATGGGTGCTACAATATCTAATGCTTTTATT CTTCTTTCAGGTGCAACATTTCTGGGTGCAATATCTTGCTTCTCTGCTTTCTGTCTCAGGAGCTTGTATGGTTTTATAGTTCTTTTTGCTGTGGGTGAATTACTTGTTTTTGCAACTCAG GCTCCAGTCAATTATGTATGTCTCCATTGTGTAAGACCGAGTTTGAGACCATTATCTATGGCAATCTCTACTGTATCGATTCACATATTTGGCGATGTACCTTCCTCACCACTTGTTGGGATTCTTCAG GATCATATTAACAATTGGAGGGACACTGCACTTATTTTGACCTCTATTCTCTTTCTTGCTGCTGGAATATGGTTTATAG